One genomic segment of Candidatus Tanganyikabacteria bacterium includes these proteins:
- a CDS encoding AbrB/MazE/SpoVT family DNA-binding domain-containing protein, which produces MKRAHKATVSSKGQVTIPGALRRRLGIDTGTILEFREEPGRLVVTKVEAIDPIDALTGIIDLDGMTTDEFLDEIRGPAAQQ; this is translated from the coding sequence ATGAAGCGCGCTCACAAGGCCACTGTTTCATCCAAGGGCCAGGTGACGATCCCCGGTGCCCTGCGCAGGCGCCTCGGCATCGACACCGGCACGATACTCGAGTTCCGCGAGGAGCCCGGACGGCTTGTCGTCACGAAGGTCGAAGCCATCGATCCGATCGACGCGCTTACCGGTATCATCGACCTCGACGGAATGACCACCGATGAGTTCCTCGACGAGATCCGCGGGCCCGCGGCCCAGCAATGA
- a CDS encoding type II toxin-antitoxin system VapC family toxin codes for MITAIDSNVLLDVLSANPRFVRTSAAAIKQARQQGRLVACEAVWAEVCAGFADVASGADALRAIQIAFDPLEARAALLASAAWRAYRGKGGARDRILPDFLVAAHARHQADRLLTRDRGFYRRYFDGLAVWDPTDR; via the coding sequence ATGATCACGGCCATCGACAGCAACGTCCTGCTTGACGTGCTTTCAGCCAATCCTCGCTTCGTGCGGACTTCCGCGGCGGCCATCAAGCAAGCGCGGCAGCAGGGCAGGTTGGTCGCCTGCGAGGCGGTATGGGCGGAGGTCTGCGCGGGATTTGCCGATGTCGCCAGCGGCGCCGACGCGCTTCGCGCCATCCAGATAGCCTTCGATCCCCTGGAGGCGCGCGCCGCGCTTCTGGCCTCCGCGGCCTGGCGCGCCTATCGCGGAAAGGGCGGTGCACGCGACCGTATCCTTCCCGACTTCCTCGTCGCGGCCCATGCCCGCCACCAGGCCGATAGGCTCCTCACCAGGGACCGCGGGTTCTACCGCCGGTACTTCGACGGCCTGGCCGTCTGGGATCCGACGGATCGATAG
- a CDS encoding HD domain-containing protein, with translation MSQSTAGASLPRVGDRIADYVVRVSQLRQIKKREGDGCFYIFKATNAIGQLGAVVWNDAIDFKNGDYLRIAGDVKAYKDGSQVVVARWEVLPREDYEPQSFVPRCPRPLGEMIEELDQVVAAVEDPWIRRLLSEMLLGDGYVARAHQNAPAAKFHHQPYLHGLLEHNLLVVKRALGLAGDLPVNRSIVVAGALLHDIGKIEEYAYDGDSIEFTEVGNLIGHIALGYFMTRKAIERIPDFPSDLATQVLHIVLSHQGRLDFGSPVEPRTAEAFIVHHADAIDAYLFQVARAGAESPDTRLGWSKSLNRFVLGNPKAVDTAPYDYHRA, from the coding sequence ATGAGCCAGAGTACCGCAGGTGCTTCGCTTCCCCGTGTCGGCGACCGGATCGCCGATTACGTCGTCCGCGTCAGCCAGCTCAGGCAGATCAAGAAGCGCGAAGGCGACGGCTGCTTCTACATCTTCAAGGCGACCAACGCGATCGGGCAACTGGGCGCCGTGGTCTGGAACGACGCCATCGACTTCAAAAACGGCGACTACTTGCGAATCGCGGGCGACGTCAAGGCGTACAAGGACGGCAGCCAGGTCGTCGTCGCGCGCTGGGAAGTGCTGCCGCGCGAGGACTACGAGCCGCAGAGCTTCGTCCCCAGGTGCCCGCGGCCGCTGGGCGAGATGATCGAAGAGCTGGACCAGGTCGTCGCGGCGGTCGAGGACCCCTGGATCCGCCGGCTGCTCTCCGAGATGCTGCTGGGGGACGGGTACGTCGCCAGGGCGCACCAGAACGCGCCGGCGGCCAAGTTCCACCATCAGCCGTACCTCCACGGCCTGCTCGAACACAACTTGCTGGTCGTCAAGCGCGCGCTCGGCCTGGCCGGCGACCTGCCCGTCAACCGGTCGATCGTGGTCGCCGGCGCACTCCTGCACGACATCGGCAAGATCGAGGAGTATGCCTACGACGGGGACTCGATCGAGTTCACCGAGGTCGGCAACCTCATCGGCCACATCGCCCTGGGCTACTTCATGACCCGCAAGGCCATCGAGCGCATTCCGGACTTCCCGTCCGACCTGGCCACCCAGGTGCTCCACATCGTGCTGTCGCACCAGGGGCGGCTGGATTTCGGTTCCCCGGTCGAACCGCGGACCGCCGAGGCCTTCATCGTGCACCACGCCGACGCGATCGACGCGTACCTGTTCCAGGTGGCGCGGGCCGGCGCCGAGTCGCCCGACACGCGCCTGGGCTGGTCCAAGAGCCTCAACCGGTTCGTGCTGGGGAACCCGAAGGCGGTCGATACGGCCCCCTACGACTACCACCGCGCGTAG